CAGGTCGTAGTTGATTTCGGCAAGCTCAAGAAACGAATCGATGACGGCGCAAAGCTTTTTATATGCTGTCGCCTCTTTGTTGACGCGCAGCTCAACCCTTCTCTCCAGCTCGATTCTGGATGTCCTGTAGATTTCGCGCGCCAGATCTTCTTTGGACGAAAAGTTGTTGTAGACGGTTCCGGTGCTCACCCCTGAGGCTCTGACGATTTCAGGGATAGACACCGCATGGAATCCTTTCTCGGCAAAAAGGCGGCGTGCTTCAAGCAGAATCCGTTTGCGTTTTTCCTCGGAAGCGATCTGTATTTTTCCCATATGCTCTGTTCCAGGTTTCCTTTACGTGTAATGGTCAAGGCCGGTACGCGGTTGTTTGCGTTCGGATTCAACATCCGCTTGTGCGGATGATTTCTTTTTAATGGAATGACTGTTCGATTTTTAGTTTGATAGCGAGAATCGTGCCAGCATTATAATGCTTTGATCCCGGCGGCTTTTCGCGTAACGGCGGTACCTGAATGGCCTGGATTGTCAAATATGGTTGTTGGATGTGGCGGTTTTGCGATATGCGGCAATCCGCGCGGTGGGAGCATGGTCTTTGGCGGACGGTCTGTTCCCCGGCAGCAGAGAGGTCTGGCAGGATGTTGAAAAAGACCCATCGGGGTCTTTTTACTCGCGGGCGTTCTCAATCAGCATCTTTTAGGTCTTTTCCGTGTCAACAGCGTTACATGTCGTTGCCATAGAATGACGATGGCATCTCCATGTGCCTTGTTGACAGGAAAAAACGCGCAAAATCGTCCCATTCTTTTCATTGGGAAATGTCCTCAACGTCATTCGCAACTGCTCTGCGGCCGTATTTGACGCCGAGTTTATTCATTCTCGCGCGGAGTGTGCTTGGGTTGATGCCGAGGAGTTCCGCGGTGCCGCCCGGGCCATGAATTTTTCCACCGGTCTTTTTCAGCACGTTGGTAATGTGCAACGCCATGGCCTGATCGAGGTTTAATGGAGTGTCTTCACATCTTTCGCCGGCCGTTTCGGGGGCGACGGGTCTTTCGCCGGGGACGAGATCGTCAAATCCTAATTGTCCTCCGCGGTGGC
This region of uncultured Desulfuromonas sp. genomic DNA includes:
- a CDS encoding TetR/AcrR family transcriptional regulator — its product is MGKIQIASEEKRKRILLEARRLFAEKGFHAVSIPEIVRASGVSTGTVYNNFSSKEDLAREIYRTSRIELERRVELRVNKEATAYKKLCAVIDSFLELAEINYDLIAFLFLSESSEFFKKPASVFDLPTGKIILRIFSEGIEQLDIKPGNLPNKVCAFYGILLMAIKTNFTNQSNDPLPPTRYKDIRRRVWSASFI